GAACACCCGCCGCCCGGCCGCTCTGATCCGGCCCACCAGGTCGGCGACCGTCGGGACACCGGTGGCAACGAAGCCGAGGTGCACCTCGCCCACCAGATCACCCAGCAGGGCCGCGGCCCGGACCAGCTCGTGCCGGGCCGCCGGATCGGAGGACCCGGCGGCCGCCATCACCACCGCGTCACCGGGAGTCCAGCCGACCTCGAGCAGCCTGGTGCGCATGATCTCGGCCAGTACCGGGTCGGGTCCCAGCGCGGCAGTGATGGTGACATCGGCGTGGCCGCTCTCCGCGACTCGCGCCGGCAGATCGACGTTGACGTGGTAGCCCGAGGCTAGGAAAGCCGGCACCACGATCGCCGGGACTGTCGAATCGGCCAGCAGCTCGCGCGGATTGGGCCCGAGGACGTCGACGAACGCGGTACGCACCGGGCCGACGTGTTCGGCGACGGCCGCCGCGATCTCGGTGACGGTGGCCAGCCCCTGCGGATTTCGGGTCCCGTGGGCGACCAGGATCAGCTCGGATGTCACGTCGCCTCCACATCCACGGCGAGTCGGTAGCCGCGTTTGACGACGGTCTGCACCACCCTGGGTGCGGACAGTGCCGAACGCAGCCGCGCCATCGCGGTCTCGACCGCGTGGGTGTCGCCACCGCCGCCGGGCAACTCGGCGAGCAGTTCCTCGCGGGACACCACCAGACCGGGTGCCACCAGCAGCCGCCGCAACAGCGCCATGCCGGCCGGCGGAAGCACCTTGAGCTCACCGTCCACCTCGACGCTGGCGCTGCGGACACTGATGCGGTGCCCTCCGGCACTGTATTGCTTTGCCAAGCAAGGCAATTCGTCGGTGATGAGCCGGGCCAGCGCGCCGAGGCGATAGCGCTGCGGAGAACGCGGCTCGATACCGAGGCGGGCCAGCGGGGTCGCCGTCACCGGACCGACACAGAACACCGCGACGTTGTTGCGTAACGCGGTGATCAGACAGTCCAGTGCGCCAATGGCTTTCGCGCGCTCGAGCAGAGATGCGACGGCGGGCGCGCTGGTGAAGCTCACCGCGTCGACGTCGGAGTTGACGATCATGCCGATCAGCTGGTCGATGCGCCGGGTGTCCTCGGGCTGTTCCCAGCGATACACCGGCACCTTCACCACCTGGGCACCGGCCCGGGTCAGTGCGTCGCAGATATCGGTGTCGGGCTCCCATTCGCTTGCCGCACC
This is a stretch of genomic DNA from Mycobacterium sp. ELW1. It encodes these proteins:
- a CDS encoding sirohydrochlorin chelatase, with amino-acid sequence MTSELILVAHGTRNPQGLATVTEIAAAVAEHVGPVRTAFVDVLGPNPRELLADSTVPAIVVPAFLASGYHVNVDLPARVAESGHADVTITAALGPDPVLAEIMRTRLLEVGWTPGDAVVMAAAGSSDPAARHELVRAAALLGDLVGEVHLGFVATGVPTVADLVGRIRAAGRRVFVASYLLAPGVFHTRLAGCGAHGVTDPLGAHPELVALLARRFALTPIPAFGPGGGTIDRCPLN
- a CDS encoding uroporphyrinogen-III synthase, with amino-acid sequence MDSSRSEVADPLAGFTVGVTAARRAEEFITLLERRGAAVVHAPTIRIVPLVDDVELHRVTEHLIAEPPDLVVVTTGIGFRGWVEAAHGWDVHDGLLAALGSTRILARGPKARGAVRQAGLCEEWSPESESSVEVLERLLSEGVDQLRIAVQLHGAASEWEPDTDICDALTRAGAQVVKVPVYRWEQPEDTRRIDQLIGMIVNSDVDAVSFTSAPAVASLLERAKAIGALDCLITALRNNVAVFCVGPVTATPLARLGIEPRSPQRYRLGALARLITDELPCLAKQYSAGGHRISVRSASVEVDGELKVLPPAGMALLRRLLVAPGLVVSREELLAELPGGGGDTHAVETAMARLRSALSAPRVVQTVVKRGYRLAVDVEAT